The following are from one region of the Calditrichota bacterium genome:
- a CDS encoding T9SS type A sorting domain-containing protein codes for MKKKFWVVFFSLFLVLAFSLTAMATNAKKYAVLRPGNPGHQSDAIFMTADELNSPNLGQMIQKRFAKLSKAEGIIDTLKHTFSGVNFGFADGDTMAAFFRPPAGCIVKSVIIQFQKWSSQLTSAFNLSIYNSNYHATEIPADKLYGNFSPINLGWWDASGNWVPQVPYSFYPLGDLLWGDFPISLDPNKDVQTIETPMIYLGYEPDVGRNDFMIVGRPVKGSGQDYTGIPSGAVGGNPLYLGFKCYHTGRIGETTTPSWWIREYGWTIWVVVEFYENTKPTIESIAQLPNTYKTGPFTVTSMIKDIDANDANQAGVAEAYLHYSTNATTWDSVKMTGPATGGEFSADIPSVPPDSWVYYYVTAKDPPGLYSTTADAPKKFWVGKSTDASIFLLNQGGDYGTVFDSVYVSDLKALGYKFDHMFGTVDESVWLPQYTTWIVPAGGRSLPTLKDTLADNKFKDFLDGGGNLMLWADELIGTYYGWPGDTLMTAPGFFHDYLHIAEAFSDAPYDMILDVPGDGFADALTDTIHLTFPASVPNYCDAITPTSDAVKLFTCTPDTFVDRNGANVNGAGLKYDGSYKVVFLPFILGTADENARQTILKSALDFFGVGTGVAENNGTSPFTYELGQNYPNPFNPTTTISYSLAKAGQVNVAVYNLMGQKIADLVNGYKAAGSYRVAWNGRDMAGHNVASGVYFYKIKAGDFTMTKKMVLMR; via the coding sequence ATGAAGAAAAAATTTTGGGTAGTGTTTTTTAGTTTGTTTTTAGTACTGGCATTTTCCTTGACGGCCATGGCAACTAATGCCAAAAAATACGCCGTGTTGCGTCCTGGCAACCCTGGCCATCAGAGTGATGCCATTTTTATGACAGCTGATGAATTGAATTCCCCTAATTTGGGACAGATGATCCAAAAACGTTTTGCCAAACTGAGCAAAGCCGAAGGCATTATCGATACCCTGAAACACACCTTTAGCGGCGTCAATTTCGGGTTTGCGGATGGCGACACCATGGCGGCCTTTTTCCGTCCCCCCGCCGGATGTATTGTGAAATCGGTGATCATCCAGTTTCAAAAATGGAGCAGCCAATTAACCTCGGCGTTCAATCTTTCCATCTATAATTCCAATTACCACGCAACCGAAATTCCTGCCGATAAACTGTACGGCAATTTCAGCCCGATCAATTTGGGATGGTGGGATGCGTCCGGGAATTGGGTGCCTCAGGTTCCGTACAGCTTTTATCCCCTGGGCGATTTGCTGTGGGGCGATTTCCCCATTAGTCTGGACCCCAACAAAGATGTTCAAACAATTGAAACGCCCATGATTTATCTGGGATATGAACCGGACGTTGGTCGCAATGATTTTATGATTGTGGGCCGGCCCGTAAAAGGCAGCGGTCAGGATTACACCGGTATTCCTTCCGGCGCCGTTGGCGGCAATCCATTGTACCTTGGCTTCAAATGCTATCATACCGGCCGAATCGGAGAAACAACCACACCGTCCTGGTGGATCCGGGAATACGGCTGGACGATTTGGGTGGTGGTGGAATTCTATGAAAATACCAAGCCGACTATTGAAAGTATTGCCCAGTTGCCCAACACCTATAAAACCGGCCCCTTTACGGTAACATCGATGATTAAGGATATCGATGCCAATGATGCCAATCAGGCCGGTGTGGCAGAAGCCTACCTGCATTACAGCACAAATGCCACAACCTGGGATTCTGTCAAGATGACCGGACCCGCTACTGGTGGAGAATTTTCGGCTGATATTCCTTCCGTACCCCCGGATTCCTGGGTTTATTATTATGTGACGGCCAAAGATCCTCCGGGATTGTACTCCACTACAGCCGACGCCCCCAAGAAATTCTGGGTAGGGAAATCCACCGATGCTTCTATCTTTCTGTTGAATCAGGGCGGCGATTACGGAACCGTTTTTGATTCCGTTTATGTGTCGGATTTAAAGGCGCTTGGATACAAATTTGACCACATGTTCGGTACGGTCGATGAATCTGTCTGGCTGCCTCAGTATACAACATGGATTGTCCCCGCCGGCGGACGATCTTTGCCCACGCTGAAGGACACATTGGCCGACAACAAATTCAAAGATTTTCTGGATGGCGGCGGAAATCTCATGCTTTGGGCAGATGAATTAATTGGAACGTACTATGGATGGCCGGGTGATACCCTGATGACGGCCCCCGGATTCTTCCATGATTATCTGCATATTGCCGAGGCTTTTAGTGACGCACCCTATGATATGATTCTGGATGTTCCCGGCGATGGCTTTGCCGATGCGTTAACCGATACCATTCATCTCACGTTTCCGGCCAGTGTGCCCAATTACTGTGATGCCATTACGCCTACGTCGGATGCAGTCAAACTGTTTACCTGTACGCCCGATACATTTGTTGACAGAAACGGGGCCAATGTAAACGGTGCCGGTCTCAAATACGACGGGTCTTACAAAGTGGTGTTCCTGCCCTTTATTCTGGGTACGGCAGATGAGAATGCCCGCCAAACCATCCTGAAGAGCGCTCTGGATTTCTTTGGGGTCGGAACAGGAGTAGCCGAAAACAACGGAACCTCGCCCTTTACGTATGAATTGGGCCAGAACTACCCGAACCCATTTAACCCAACCACAACGATCTCTTATAGCCTGGCAAAAGCCGGTCAGGTAAATGTGGCGGTTTACAATTTAATGGGTCAGAAAATTGCCGATCTGGTAAATGGCTACAAGGCTGCCGGTTCCTACCGGGTGGCCTGGAATGGCAGAGACATGGCCGGACACAATGTGGCCAGTGGTGTGTATTTCTACAAGATAAAAGCCGGTGATTTTACCATGACCAAAAAAATGGTTTTGATGCGGTAA
- a CDS encoding T9SS type A sorting domain-containing protein — protein sequence MKNNWLRLCVGIWLGGVLFLVQGFSAPSLLGSTKTLTRYFSQEKIQFKKWNGFDVVSYPNAEVTRKPGFPQLPVQIIRVPVPFGSRINSVTVLRQQVVEIPGRYRILPAQPPRVLSDTRPISFVPPDPVIYRSRSLFPDSSLRLGAVESFFNQFFVEVFIYPLRYRPSEKKLFLTRSLSIEINYTENPSAFSERPSVKWPPEIQRDLNNFFDIQSPLLPDLSSLKRSFGENDYPYLIITDDSLVSAFRPLADWKTRKGLPAKILTTQYIAGKYYGRDLAEKVRSCIGFYHQYKGTLWVLLGGDTKYVPLRYAWAMDCEAHYAPNENNIPADLYFSDLDGIWDANKNGIFGEVKDRINMYPDVFVGRFSVDSREQARAFVNKVLTYEKNPPRDYETKMLFLAMILWRDPFTDSGEGKNFIDQAFVPPRFDPITKLYESLGNESVQSATDAMNEGYNIINHDGHAWYNSMGMGNGYFGLWDADHLKNAPRYSILFSIGCWPGAFDHDCMAEHLTRNPNGGLVAFIGNSRYGWGSPGNPQYGYSDRFDQQFFRQIFKKGVFHIGEALALAKASLVPFARQENVYRWCEYEINLFGDPEMPIWTDSPRKLTVHLPAAALRDSSEIGITVQDSLTGDPVSHALVCFQQKGRFYFSGYTDQTGQMSLFLKNLTPDTSLSLTITAHNYLPLEKRLPVRTRGAFVRVTALKIDDSDENGDGIWNPGEHVRFEGTLRNFGDEEANPVRMVLHSNSPLISIADSVLENFRLPPGDSITFKGFSADLSKEARNGDIVPLVFALSKNGDPPWKSFFNERVGTPVVKISRYRVDDRAEGNGNFVPDYGEHFTLRFYLENSGFGFARDLTVDIRPDSLWLQLDQHHFEGLTLSPGSETYVETKAYVNPSPFTPPRTRPVAAFPEELVEITARNYQTTDTVRVTVGNPGFNWKPGQGCVIPWDMGGDNNLWHLSSNRVHGDSLSWYCGDETSHRYVNNMDAYLRTLPFVLDQKSELTFWAWYDVTVYGSDGFYVEVKPDTATQWKILDFIGSGGALQPFLMGNGWLRYGYDLSDYPPGTQVQVQFRFVSDDKDVAEGVYIEDVSVHTQLETDVSQSGWDTASKAPVPGHFEVKQNYPNPFNGRTVIQYDLPESVRGGEFDIYNILGEKIVSQTIGSRPAGTYHLYWDGCDRYHRPVSTGVYIYRLRLGRFQSVKKLLLTR from the coding sequence ATGAAGAATAACTGGCTCCGGCTGTGCGTCGGAATTTGGTTGGGAGGTGTTCTTTTTCTTGTACAAGGATTCTCTGCGCCATCTTTATTAGGCTCCACAAAAACCCTTACACGATATTTTTCTCAGGAAAAAATCCAGTTCAAAAAATGGAATGGATTTGACGTCGTCTCTTATCCAAATGCAGAGGTGACACGAAAACCGGGCTTTCCCCAGTTGCCGGTTCAAATCATTCGGGTGCCCGTGCCTTTCGGCAGCCGGATAAATTCTGTAACCGTGCTCAGACAGCAGGTTGTTGAAATTCCGGGCCGCTACCGGATTTTGCCTGCCCAACCTCCCCGGGTGCTTTCGGATACACGTCCCATTTCTTTTGTTCCACCCGATCCGGTTATCTACCGTTCACGGTCTCTCTTTCCGGATTCCAGCCTGAGGCTGGGAGCGGTGGAGTCTTTTTTTAATCAGTTCTTTGTTGAGGTCTTTATTTACCCGCTGCGGTACCGGCCTTCAGAAAAAAAGCTGTTTTTGACCCGGTCTCTTTCAATTGAAATCAATTACACAGAAAATCCCTCTGCGTTTTCGGAACGTCCTTCGGTGAAATGGCCTCCCGAAATTCAAAGAGATCTCAATAACTTTTTTGACATCCAGTCCCCTTTGTTGCCCGATCTCTCGTCATTGAAAAGATCTTTTGGCGAAAATGACTATCCCTACCTGATTATTACGGATGATTCGTTGGTGTCGGCTTTTCGGCCGCTGGCGGACTGGAAAACCCGGAAGGGCCTTCCCGCCAAAATCCTGACTACACAATACATTGCCGGAAAATATTACGGTCGCGATCTGGCCGAAAAGGTAAGAAGCTGCATCGGATTTTATCATCAGTACAAAGGTACCCTGTGGGTGTTATTGGGCGGCGATACGAAATATGTTCCCCTCCGTTACGCCTGGGCAATGGATTGCGAAGCGCACTACGCTCCCAATGAGAATAATATTCCCGCAGACCTTTATTTTTCGGATCTCGACGGCATCTGGGATGCCAATAAGAATGGAATTTTTGGGGAGGTTAAAGATCGAATCAACATGTATCCGGATGTCTTTGTAGGGCGTTTTTCGGTAGATTCCAGGGAACAGGCCCGGGCGTTTGTGAATAAGGTACTGACCTATGAAAAAAATCCTCCCCGGGACTATGAAACCAAAATGCTGTTCCTGGCCATGATTTTGTGGCGAGATCCCTTTACGGACTCCGGTGAAGGAAAAAATTTTATTGACCAGGCCTTTGTGCCCCCCCGGTTTGATCCCATTACCAAACTTTACGAATCCCTGGGCAATGAGAGTGTCCAATCGGCCACGGATGCCATGAATGAGGGGTACAACATCATTAATCACGATGGCCACGCCTGGTACAATAGCATGGGCATGGGGAATGGTTATTTTGGTCTATGGGATGCAGATCACCTGAAAAATGCGCCCCGATATTCCATCCTTTTTTCAATTGGATGCTGGCCGGGTGCATTTGACCACGACTGCATGGCCGAGCACCTGACCCGAAATCCGAACGGGGGCCTGGTGGCCTTTATCGGGAATTCCCGTTACGGGTGGGGATCCCCCGGGAACCCCCAATATGGTTATTCGGACCGGTTTGACCAGCAGTTTTTCAGGCAGATATTCAAAAAGGGGGTGTTTCACATTGGGGAGGCTCTGGCACTGGCCAAAGCCAGCCTGGTGCCCTTTGCCCGGCAGGAAAATGTGTATCGCTGGTGCGAATATGAAATCAATCTTTTTGGTGACCCGGAAATGCCCATCTGGACGGATAGTCCGCGGAAGTTGACGGTTCACCTGCCCGCGGCTGCTTTGAGGGATTCCAGTGAAATCGGCATTACTGTTCAAGACAGCCTGACTGGAGACCCGGTTTCCCATGCCCTTGTTTGCTTTCAGCAAAAAGGGCGGTTTTATTTTTCGGGCTACACGGACCAAACCGGGCAGATGTCCCTTTTCCTCAAGAACCTGACGCCCGATACGAGTCTTTCTCTCACCATTACCGCTCACAACTACTTGCCCCTCGAAAAACGGCTGCCAGTTCGAACCCGGGGTGCTTTTGTTCGGGTAACGGCTCTTAAAATAGATGATTCCGACGAAAATGGCGACGGGATTTGGAATCCCGGAGAGCATGTTCGGTTCGAGGGCACACTCCGGAATTTTGGCGATGAGGAAGCCAACCCTGTTCGTATGGTTTTGCATTCCAACAGCCCCCTGATTTCGATTGCAGACAGTGTGTTGGAAAATTTTCGACTGCCTCCGGGGGATTCGATCACGTTTAAAGGGTTCTCAGCCGATCTTTCGAAAGAGGCCCGAAATGGGGACATCGTTCCCCTCGTATTTGCCCTATCAAAAAATGGGGATCCTCCCTGGAAGTCCTTTTTCAATGAACGCGTGGGCACGCCCGTTGTGAAGATTTCTCGTTACCGCGTGGATGATCGGGCAGAAGGAAACGGTAATTTTGTTCCCGATTACGGCGAACATTTTACACTTCGATTTTATCTGGAAAACTCAGGATTCGGTTTTGCCCGGGATCTGACCGTGGATATTCGTCCTGATTCATTATGGCTGCAATTGGATCAACACCATTTTGAGGGACTAACCCTTTCGCCGGGATCCGAGACCTACGTGGAAACCAAGGCTTACGTCAATCCGAGTCCCTTTACGCCGCCCCGAACGCGGCCGGTTGCGGCCTTTCCTGAAGAATTGGTAGAAATTACCGCCCGGAATTACCAGACCACGGATACCGTGCGCGTAACGGTTGGGAATCCTGGTTTTAACTGGAAGCCGGGCCAGGGATGCGTTATCCCGTGGGATATGGGCGGCGACAATAATTTGTGGCATTTGTCCAGCAATCGTGTCCATGGAGATTCCCTGAGCTGGTACTGTGGAGATGAAACCTCCCACCGCTACGTCAACAACATGGATGCCTATTTGCGCACCCTTCCTTTTGTGTTGGATCAAAAATCGGAATTGACTTTCTGGGCGTGGTACGATGTGACGGTTTACGGCTCCGACGGGTTTTATGTAGAGGTCAAACCGGATACAGCGACCCAATGGAAAATACTGGATTTTATCGGAAGCGGCGGGGCGCTGCAGCCGTTTTTAATGGGAAACGGCTGGCTGCGTTATGGATACGATTTGTCGGATTATCCGCCCGGCACGCAGGTGCAGGTGCAGTTTCGGTTTGTAAGCGATGATAAGGATGTGGCGGAAGGGGTGTACATTGAGGATGTCTCTGTACATACCCAATTGGAAACAGATGTTTCACAATCCGGGTGGGATACGGCGTCGAAAGCGCCGGTTCCCGGTCATTTTGAGGTTAAACAAAACTATCCCAATCCCTTTAACGGCCGGACGGTGATTCAATATGATTTGCCCGAGTCGGTTCGGGGAGGTGAATTCGATATTTATAATATTCTGGGAGAGAAAATCGTTTCCCAGACCATCGGATCACGGCCGGCCGGCACCTATCATTTATACTGGGATGGCTGCGATCGGTACCATCGGCCGGTGAGCACGGGGGTTTATATCTACCGTCTCCGCCTGGGACGTTTTCAATCTGTAAAAAAACTGTTGCTGACACGGTAA
- a CDS encoding S8 family serine peptidase → MKRLFSVVLAALFLFQVNSFAEKPARHQIKNYLFDGRGYVQPHRILIKVKSRAVSMMRGISFRKPMSVTGLTSVDQKLQKFALKSVKKYLFHKPIPLGVPDDIDRIYEIQYAADVPPWQVAQELETDPNLAYAEPVPVFVLDATPNDPMYSQQEHLPQIHAPEAWDVVKGNADVVIAVVDCGVDYKHEDLAANVWVNEAEKNGQPGVDDDGNGFVDDVHGYDIAEGDPDPMSPPPDPDGYYSHGTHVAGLADAVTDNGVGIAGSSWNCRYMAVKCAKDDSPRFITNGYEGITYAADNGADVINLSWGGGGYFKSGQDIMNYAYNKGAVVVASAGNDPTSKPHYPSAFRHVLSVGVVDAHNQKPAWGTWGVSVDLMAPGYEVLSTLPGNKYGRMSGSSMSCPVAAGVVALVKSEHPGWSPDSLMEQVAFTADNIDVENPGVAGLLGGGVINAYRAVTEKNPTPHPPKLMLTSTDISDSSLGNNNGIFEQGEIITIQAKFHNYSMGTGTNLLFFMDAGSDSSIEPLNSPISVAFVDKESDVTLPEKFSFLIKNGAKSHMAKVALGYTCDQGYSRADTISILIGKTPILLVDDDDAENNVEGFYISTLKKLGANYGIWDHTKMGTPSGKYLSNFPIVIWFCEWAFPSLDPSDRNALKAYLTNGGNLFLSGQDIGWDLMDASSTNHTFSSEQFFTTYLHADYIADDADDYRVKGVFGDPIGSRLKFEINQPGRDATNQYPDVLAPEKDAFPVWQYEVNGGFGGVRYSGDYKVVYFGFGFEAIDAPTSISQASKVTENRETVMARVLDYLNPLIVTPLKDSENTDVAFPIEAILKSDTIGLNGVNLYWRFRNQTEFQKIPMSRKDRVFDASIPAPHKSAHIEYYLELENTYYNWQAPPGAPEHLYRFYVGPDTVAPKIAYEKLPNVLNGESPFSVTAKVTDNIGVDPNSVFVHFRSKSTPEDSMELSLKAESGLFTGAIPPVVPYGDTLFYWFSAADKSSLKNRALSDTSYFLIGLDDFEGGLSNWFENPPGWGLDETYAHSGHFSINDSPGKTYGLNEYTIIETNFEFDFSHTSKAMLSFWTKYYLEFDHDFGYIEISSDGGTTWEQLGEKIGGVSTRWKEIRRSLTPFTGPGFNHVKLRFRMVSDNHQGPPFMGWFIDDVRVFEGEDLTDVASETNSNQLPKQWEVLQNYPNPFNPETKITIRVPKKQFVQIDIYNTVGQWVATLAKKNFVPGTYQFVWKGADARGNSVPSGIYFLHVRGKAFNHTQKMILMR, encoded by the coding sequence ATGAAACGATTATTTTCAGTGGTATTGGCTGCGTTGTTCTTGTTCCAGGTGAACAGTTTTGCTGAAAAACCCGCACGTCATCAGATAAAGAACTACCTCTTCGATGGACGGGGTTATGTTCAACCCCATAGAATTTTGATTAAAGTAAAATCACGTGCCGTTTCTATGATGAGAGGAATTTCATTCCGGAAACCGATGTCTGTAACGGGATTGACTTCCGTGGATCAGAAATTACAAAAGTTTGCCCTCAAATCGGTTAAAAAATACCTGTTTCACAAACCCATTCCGTTAGGGGTGCCGGATGATATCGACAGAATTTACGAAATTCAATATGCTGCCGATGTTCCTCCCTGGCAGGTTGCACAAGAGCTGGAAACGGATCCGAATCTGGCCTATGCCGAACCGGTTCCCGTATTTGTACTGGATGCCACACCAAATGATCCCATGTACTCTCAACAGGAACATCTTCCTCAAATTCATGCGCCGGAGGCCTGGGATGTGGTAAAAGGCAATGCCGATGTTGTGATTGCTGTAGTGGATTGCGGTGTGGATTACAAGCATGAAGACCTGGCGGCCAATGTGTGGGTCAATGAGGCCGAAAAAAATGGCCAACCCGGCGTGGATGATGATGGAAATGGGTTTGTGGATGATGTGCATGGTTACGATATTGCGGAAGGGGATCCCGATCCCATGAGCCCCCCGCCGGATCCCGATGGATATTATTCCCACGGCACACACGTAGCCGGCCTGGCCGATGCCGTAACCGATAATGGCGTGGGTATTGCAGGATCAAGCTGGAATTGCCGGTATATGGCCGTGAAATGTGCCAAAGACGATTCGCCTCGGTTTATTACCAACGGATATGAAGGGATTACCTATGCAGCAGATAATGGTGCTGACGTGATAAATTTAAGCTGGGGCGGTGGCGGCTATTTCAAAAGCGGACAGGATATTATGAATTATGCCTATAATAAGGGCGCGGTGGTGGTCGCCTCGGCCGGAAATGATCCCACATCCAAGCCTCATTATCCTTCTGCGTTTCGTCACGTGCTCAGTGTGGGGGTTGTTGACGCCCACAATCAGAAACCGGCGTGGGGTACCTGGGGGGTTTCAGTCGACCTGATGGCACCGGGGTATGAGGTGTTATCTACGCTGCCAGGCAATAAATATGGCCGAATGTCCGGAAGTTCCATGTCATGCCCGGTTGCAGCCGGAGTCGTTGCTCTTGTGAAGTCGGAACATCCCGGCTGGTCTCCCGACAGCTTAATGGAACAGGTGGCGTTTACGGCGGATAATATTGATGTTGAGAATCCCGGCGTGGCGGGTTTGTTGGGCGGTGGGGTGATTAATGCGTATCGAGCCGTGACAGAAAAGAATCCCACGCCTCATCCTCCAAAGCTTATGCTGACAAGTACGGATATTTCCGATTCCAGCTTGGGAAACAACAATGGGATTTTTGAACAGGGAGAAATCATCACGATTCAGGCCAAATTTCACAATTATTCCATGGGTACAGGCACCAATCTGTTGTTTTTTATGGATGCAGGCAGTGATTCCAGTATTGAGCCTCTGAATTCCCCGATTTCTGTGGCGTTTGTAGACAAGGAATCGGATGTGACCTTGCCTGAGAAATTTTCCTTTTTGATCAAAAACGGGGCCAAATCGCACATGGCGAAAGTGGCTCTGGGCTACACCTGTGATCAGGGATATTCACGTGCCGATACCATCAGCATTCTTATCGGGAAAACACCTATTCTTCTGGTGGATGACGATGATGCTGAGAATAATGTGGAAGGCTTTTACATTTCAACCCTGAAAAAACTGGGTGCAAACTATGGAATCTGGGATCATACAAAAATGGGAACGCCTTCCGGAAAATATCTCTCCAATTTCCCGATTGTGATCTGGTTCTGTGAGTGGGCGTTCCCCAGCCTGGATCCTTCCGACCGGAATGCCCTCAAAGCCTACTTAACGAATGGGGGTAATCTTTTTCTCTCCGGGCAGGATATTGGCTGGGATTTAATGGATGCCAGCAGTACCAATCATACGTTTAGTTCCGAGCAGTTTTTTACCACCTATTTGCATGCTGACTATATCGCAGACGATGCGGATGACTATCGCGTAAAGGGTGTTTTTGGGGACCCGATCGGGTCTCGTTTAAAATTTGAGATTAACCAGCCTGGCCGTGACGCAACCAATCAGTACCCGGATGTCCTTGCTCCGGAAAAGGATGCTTTCCCGGTTTGGCAGTATGAAGTAAACGGGGGATTCGGAGGGGTCCGTTATTCCGGGGATTATAAAGTGGTTTATTTCGGTTTCGGTTTCGAGGCGATTGATGCACCAACGTCTATCAGTCAGGCCTCAAAGGTCACTGAAAATCGGGAAACTGTCATGGCCCGGGTGCTGGACTATCTTAACCCCTTGATTGTTACGCCCTTGAAAGATTCAGAAAATACGGACGTGGCCTTTCCGATAGAAGCCATTCTAAAAAGTGATACCATCGGATTGAACGGAGTGAATTTGTACTGGAGATTTCGGAATCAAACGGAATTTCAAAAAATTCCGATGAGTCGAAAGGACAGAGTATTTGATGCTTCCATTCCCGCTCCCCACAAATCGGCACATATTGAATATTATCTGGAATTGGAAAACACCTATTATAACTGGCAGGCTCCTCCGGGAGCACCCGAGCATCTCTACCGCTTCTATGTGGGGCCGGATACCGTGGCTCCCAAAATTGCCTATGAAAAACTGCCCAATGTGTTGAACGGAGAGAGCCCCTTTTCGGTTACGGCAAAAGTAACAGACAATATTGGGGTTGATCCCAATTCTGTTTTTGTGCACTTTCGGTCCAAATCGACCCCCGAAGACAGCATGGAGCTCAGTCTTAAAGCAGAATCCGGATTGTTTACGGGAGCCATTCCTCCCGTTGTTCCTTACGGGGACACGCTCTTTTACTGGTTTTCCGCAGCAGACAAATCGTCTTTGAAAAATCGTGCCTTATCCGATACAAGTTATTTTCTGATTGGTCTGGATGATTTTGAAGGAGGGCTTTCGAATTGGTTCGAAAATCCCCCGGGCTGGGGACTGGATGAAACGTATGCTCATTCGGGACACTTTTCTATTAACGACAGTCCGGGAAAGACATACGGTTTAAACGAATATACGATTATTGAAACCAATTTTGAATTCGATTTTTCACACACATCAAAGGCCATGTTAAGCTTCTGGACAAAATATTATCTTGAATTTGATCATGATTTTGGTTATATTGAGATTAGTTCAGACGGCGGGACGACCTGGGAACAATTGGGGGAAAAAATCGGGGGAGTATCCACACGGTGGAAAGAAATCAGGCGTTCCCTCACACCTTTTACCGGTCCGGGATTCAACCATGTGAAATTGCGTTTTCGGATGGTTTCCGATAATCATCAGGGACCTCCATTCATGGGGTGGTTTATTGATGATGTCCGGGTATTTGAAGGTGAGGATCTGACAGATGTTGCTTCTGAAACAAATTCAAACCAACTTCCGAAACAATGGGAAGTGTTGCAAAATTATCCTAATCCTTTTAATCCTGAAACAAAAATTACAATCCGAGTTCCCAAAAAACAATTTGTACAGATAGATATTTACAATACTGTTGGTCAATGGGTAGCAACCCTTGCAAAGAAAAACTTCGTTCCCGGAACCTATCAGTTTGTCTGGAAGGGAGCCGATGCAAGGGGGAATTCGGTTCCATCCGGAATCTACTTTTTGCACGTCAGGGGCAAAGCATTCAATCACACACAAAAAATGATTCTCATGCGGTAA